The stretch of DNA TATTAGTTTCTTACGGAGTACTCCCTAGTGAGAATTGGAAAGGAGGAATGACTGGCCACCTCACTGATGTATCCTTGTTTTGGCAAATCTACCAGAGAGAGCGGGGGTGAGGATTTCCGGATCTTTCTGTTTACTGCTCCATTCATTTTTCATTGGCTGTCCATTGTGGCTGAGTGAAAATAGGATAAGCTGTATGGCTGCATAACACAAATGCTTCGTGTACATTAGCATTGTAGTTGATGTCAGTTTTGTAAAGTTATTGCTGGGTAAGATTTCGAGGGGCCTCCTATCTATTAGTATGGCTATGTTCCTACGAAAAACTTGAAGCTTGATCTGTCTCTCCCTAACACACATTTCAGTTTTCAGATGCATGCTGTAAGCACTTTTATAATAATATGTTGTTCAGCTTATTTCAGGTGTCATACACATCATGGTTTCTTGATGCATTCAACTATGCCATTGCAACAAAAATGGATGTGCTAAATCTGAGCATTGGTGGCCCTGATCATTTGGATCTTCCATTTGTTGAGAAGGTATGTTTCCTTGTTAACTGGTATTTTTTGTTGCAGCATGCTCTTATGCAGTATGGCTGGTAGTATCAGTATGTTTTAACCCTGTACACCTTGTGTTTAGATGAATCTGATGAGATGAAGGTTTTCTGGCTTCCTCAGCTGTGATTATAAGAACTTGATAGTTGATGCCCTTCGATCATATACTACTTGCTTAACAGTCTAACTCAGTCTTAGCAGCCTGTAGGTCTCACAAAGTTCTGTTTTTTGGCGGTAATTTGTTGTTATGTGTTCTGATTACATGTTATCTCTTGCGATGGTTTCAATTGTTTTTCAATAGACTCTGAATCTGATGTATTAGAATCATTACCCAGTCATGCGTCGTAACTTTTATTTGTTTAGCTGGACCAAAACGGTTAGCAACTTTGCTATGTTGACGAACATCTAAAGAAGGGAACGAGATATCTAGGAATTGGCATCTGAGTGTCTGTTATCCATTAGGGATAGCATCTCTTTCTTATGTTGGGATTGGGTGAAGGCCTTAAATATCTTGATGTATGAGTCTCCACTCATGATCTTATTTGGAATTTCCTCACTTCTGTAAAGGAATGTGGATGTCATAATTGTGTTAGGCTGTTAGCGTTCCAGTTTGGATGGAGAATCAGACTTCTGCTTTTCCTTTCGTTCCCCTCATAGTCTGCAAGGGGAGGATCTCAATACCTTTGCCCCTCACTTGTAGGGAATAGGCAGTAAAGACCTGCCTATTGAATATAAACACAAAAAGCACACTGGTGGAAGTACACTGAAATTAGTCCTATTTACAACAATGAGCAATTAAAATGATCTCACGCACTGGGGACTCGAGAGTGGACAAGAGTGGAATAGGGGACCAAggtgaaaagaaagaagaaattaTACAGATGGTATTGGGTTACCCATAACAGACCTCATAAGTTTGGCTAAGATGGTTTTCAATTAGACATAGCAGAAGTTTTTTTTTGCTGCTTTTtttgtgtgtttgtttttgttttcaatAAAAAGCATATTTTGATTGAATACTTAGTTCTTACAAGATGTGTTCTTGTATGTTTTGATGCTGATGCCGTTTGTTATGTGATATTAGCCATTTAGTTTTGCTGCTTTTGCTGCCGTCTTAACTTTATCTTGTTGGTTAGGTTTGGGAACTGACGGCAAACAATATTATTATGGTATCTGCAATTGGAAATGATGGTCCACTTTATGGTACACTCAACAATCCAGCTGATCAGAGTGATGTTATTGGAGTTGGCGGTATAGACTATAGTGACCACATTGCATCATTTTCTTCTCGTGGCATGAGCACTTGGGAAATTCCACATGGGTAAGTAATCTTTCGACTACATTTTTTTTAATACATTAGTTTAATGTTAGAAATCTTGATAGACAAAATTTTATGCAACTAACTCATTTTGTTTATGGGAGTCAGCCCCATGGTCTCGTTGTACATGGGGGTCATCTCCTTGGTGTCCCATAGTAAATATTATCTATTATAAAAAAATGCAACTAAACATCATGAACAACTGGATTGTATGTAGAGGAATCGAAATCTCATCTCCTCTGTTTCTAGCGCTGCCTGTTTATCTTATATATGATGCTCTAGTAGGCTTCCAAAACATAAGGTTTATATCATGATATTTGAATTTGCAGGTATGGCCGTGTGAAGCCTGATGTTGTGGCTTATGGACGTGAAATTATGGGATCAAAGATTAGTACAGGCTGTAAAACTTTGTCAGGCACCAGTGTTGCAAGCCCCGTGGTTGCTGGAGTGGTGTGCTTGCTAGTTAGTGTCATCCCTGAGAAGGACAGAAAACACGTACTGAATCCTGCTAGTATGAAGCAAGCACTGGTTGAAGGAGCTGCCAAGCTTTCTGGCCCCAGTATGTACGAGCAAGGTGCTGGAAGAGTTGATCTGTGAGTTCTTTTAACACTCAGAATTTTGGGATTTTTTTGCTAATTCTATTTGTTTCAGCTACCGCAAATGTTACTCCATTTCACTCATTTAGCCTTGTTTTACATTTTGGGGCTTTCATTCATTTAGTCCTGTTTCTATTTATGGTAACTTTTTCGGTCTTGAAAATGTCCCAAGTATCTTCACCAATCCCATCCATGTACATTGGAAAATGACTTTTAAGCTCTACTTTTTTCACTGTGATTTTCCTCTCCTAGTACTTGGTGCCAAATCCCTATGAGGCTAAATGAGTGAAATAGGGGGAGGAGGGATATCCTGTTGTCGTATATGCATTAAGCCATTAACTACTGAGTTTTGTGTCAGGTTAGAATCATATGAAATTTTGAAGAACTATAGGCCACGGGCGAGCATCTTTCCTAGTGTTCTGGATTTCACAGATTGCCCTTATTCATGGCCTTTTTGTCGTCAGCCGCTCTATGCTGGTGCTATGCCTGTCATCTTTAATGCTACAATTCTGAATGGGATGGGTGTGATAGGGTATATCAAAGAACCACCAGTTTGGATTCCTGCAAATGAGGAAGGGAATCTGCTCAGTGTCCATTTTACTTATTCAGATGTTATTTGGCCATGGACTGGTTTTTTAGCTCTCCATATGCAAATAAAGGATGAAGGAGCACAGTTCACTGGAATAATTGAAGGGAATGTTACTGTTCAGGTTTATAGCCCACCTGCTCAAGGCGAGAAACTAGTACGAACCAGCACATGTGTGCTGCAGTTGAGATTGAGTATTATTCCTACTCCAGCAAGATCAAAAAGGATTTTATGGGATCAGTTTCATAACATCAAATATCCACCTGGGTACATACCAAGAGACTCTTTAGATGTCCGCAATGATATCCTGGATTGGCATGGTGATCACTTGCATACAAACTTTCACACTACATACAACATGTTGAGGGATGCTGGATACTACATTGAGACCCTCGGTTCTCCGTTGACATGTTTTGATGCTCGCCAATATGGGACCCTTCTACTTGTGGATCTTGAAGATGAATATTTCGAAGAAGAAATTTATAAGCTGAGGGAAGATGTCCTAAAGACTGGATTAGGGTTGGCTGTGTTTGCTGAGTGGTATAATGTGGAGACCATGGTGAAGATGAGATTTTTCGATGATAACACGCGGAGCTGGTGGACTCCAGTAACTGGCGGTGCAAATGTTCCTGCATTGAATGACCTTTTGGCTCCATTCGGGATTGCATTTGGTGATAAAATTCTTAATGGTGAGTTTACAATTGATGGTGAACAAAGTCGGTATGCATCAGGAACAAACATATTAAGGTTTCCAGCTGGTGGATACATTCACAGCTTTCCTTTCCTCGATAATTCTGACACAGGAGCGACTCAGAGTGCATTCTCCACTAGTTTAATGAAGGTAAACTGTCATTTCCAATTTATCGTAATTTCTAGACCTGGCTGAGCAGGTCCTGTTATGCAGATTGTTGGCATAATCTTGGGACATAATGTTAATTTTATACTATTTTGTTTGTTGTACTATCGTATTTCCTTGCTATTTTTGTTTCTGGATTTGATAGAATAAAGTAAAATAGCTCACTACACTAATCACTTCCCTCTATTATGAAGTAGCATTTATGCAATATCATTATGGGTCAACTGGAAACAGTCTCTCTCTGTGTTGTTTACATATGGGTAAGGCACTAAGGTGGCATACGTCCAAGTTTCATTGTTTTCAGAATTCATCTGACTCTTTGTTGTTGGCAGAAGTATTCGAAATGGTTTGATGTAGTTTTCTTTCTCATGATTATCATTTATACCGGTGGTTTGAAGGTAGTTTGCTACTAGGTTAAATTGATTGTTGCTTATAAAATCCGCATCCTTGCAGGGAGATTCACCCATTCTTGGTTTTTTAGAAGCTGGCAATGGTCGTATTTCAGTTTATGGGGATTCAAATTGTCTGGACAGTAGCCATATGGTTACAAATTGTTTTGGGCTTTTAAAAAAGATACTGGAATTCACTGGTGGGAATGCCAAAGATTCAGCGCTCTTCTCTGATTCTGTTAGACAGAATGTGCCTGTCATAGATGACAAACAACTTCCATCTCGCAGGACTGACGTAAATTTTTCAGCTTACTCGGCTGTTATGGGGAAGGAATTGATCTGTAGAACTGACTCGAGGTTTGAAGTAGTTGGAACTAAAGGTTACAATATACAAGTTAGGGGACGAAACCGAATATTGCCTGGTTATCATGTTACTGATATGGTTCGAAGCTCTGATTCCAGTTTCAATGTTTCCAGTCCAAAAGTCCAACATACTATTGCTAATAAAAAAGGCGATTCACTGAGTAACAAGTATTTTGGCCTATTTTACACGGATGAGGTGAGATACTACTGAATGTCATACAATTTGGTATCGCTATTACTTTTTCAATTTTCTCATCTACCCTGAAAACAATGTTGTGATTTTCATGTTATGCTGGGCGTTATCTATCTGCAGCTTGATATGCCAGTTCTGGTTGCTAGTCATTGGCTGGTACCTGCCATAATTGCGGCTTCTGGTTCGTAATCACCAACTTTTGCCTTTTATATGTTTCACATTTCTGATCCTTTTTACTTGGCTACTAGTCTCTTTGTTTCATCCATTTGTGTACCTTTGCTTTTGGATCGGTTCTTTTGTGCAAATGAGGTGTGGTGTTTATAATAACGGTTAGATTTAAGGGTGTGTGGATGAGGCTTTGGAGGGAAGGGGAGAGGAGGGATACaccttgtttggataacaaatggGGTAAGAGGGAAATTAAgggggagggatttggagggatctattttccctcctccaaggcaaaCGAAAATCCCTCCACCATAGGcaaaatttggagggaaattgtatctaAACTACCATACCCCATTTTCCCTCCCCTTCCTTCCCCAAAGGGTAAGAGTGTAATATAGGTGGGGTCCGCTAGTCATGTGGATATAAGTGTATGACATAGAATTACTAAACAAGGTAaataggaaatgtaaacaaatggatcAGACAACCCATTAAAGAAAAACGTAAACAAATTGGTGAAACAAAGGAGTAATATACTAAATTGTTTAACCAATTTCCTTTTGTTCGGCAGGTTTCTTACTTTTCTTCAGCTTTTGGCGAATCCGGCAAAAGCGACGACGGAGGAGAAGGGTTACGGTATCGGGTATATATTCTAATGTGTAATCTTGGTGAGAGAGTTTTGTAGCAGGATCACAATAGTTCAGAAGTTGAGATTGGGTGTTATAGGATTTGTGTTGTAGCTGAAATTGTAGTTAGTTTTCATTTGTCACACATGAAGCAGCTTGTAACACACCACACCATCTTTATGACTACTGTAATTGACTAATTGACTAATTCACATGACAATAGAAGACATTCTCATACGAAGTAGAagctttgaattttttttatctttATGCGAGAAAAATTATGAGgccaataaaataaaaagttgAGCATGCTCAAACCTGTAACTAGTTCACAGGGATTAGTGGTGGATTTTGATAACATGATGATATGGAAGAAGACGCTCGTGGCCTAGTGTTCTGTACTCCATCTTGGTTCTAATATCCGGCGTTTATATCTTGTGTTTGTGCTAGTTATATTAGTTAAATGTTCTATGGTTATGCTGAAGAATGGATAAATAAGGGGTTTAAAAGTCCCAACATTATGTAATTGTATCTTTTTACGATTGCCAAAAAAAAAGATGGGTGCCAAGTGTAACTGTGTAAGTCCTAGACAAAAGATTTGGGTTGGTCAGGCTTAAATCTTATACATAAAGATAATGTAGCACAGCTGCACAAGTATTACAAAGAGGGCCTTGTTTTGCCCTTCTATAAGATCATCCACGAATAAGACCCAAATCTCCGCTACTAAGCTAAGATCTCATTGGTTCTTTTTACGATAAATTAACTTGGATCACAACTCCATAGGGGCATATGGCTCTGGTAGAGCTTCTAGTATATATTAGAAGAGCTTTTGGTAGAGCATACGTGAGTACTATGGTATTTTACTGTGGATTTACAGCAAACAACAATCAAGACGGAAGTCGTAGTCCGCTGGCTTCAAGTAAATTAAGAGATGCTAGAGTACAATGATACAGAGTATAATGGGGGCGGATTTACAGCCAAAAACAGTAATGGGGGAAGTTTTAAGTACCAAAATGATTTGAGGTTAGCTAGGTGAGGTTTCGTAGCTGAGAACACAAACATGTTTTAGAGTGAACTAAGTCACAACAATCCAATTTCCTCTAAGCATCATGCTGTGTACATACAATAGTCTTTCACTGATAAACTGTGACACTAGAGTAGAGAACAGAACAATGGAGGAATTGGTAAATACAGATTTTGTTTTCAGAAATGGTTGCTTAGCATTCACAAGCTGACGAACTTTGAGGCTGTGCTCTGCCAGTCATATCAACAGTGTCCGGAACATACCTTCACGTAAGAATATAAACATAATGATGATTACAACATCTGTATCAAGGTTTTAAAGATTAGAAGCACGGAATAAACTAGAGTCTATATTGCTTAGATCATATGCGAGCGTTGAACCAACCATATATACTTGTGTTTAATTGTGTATTcttcattcgattcgattatATACAAGCGACACTAAATTGGGACCTTGGGAGTTTATGTGGTTGGACGTTCGCAACTTTACCCTAAGTTGACAAAGAGAGTTATTTCTGGGTAACCCATAGTGAGAATTGTGTCTTGAATAGTTGAATTGCATCCACTGACTGTTACTTCACATATTATGAGAAGCACACACAATATAGTTCACAACATTTATGTTTATTCAAAAGATACTCACAATTCTTCTTCAGGTTCGTTCTTGATAGCATCCTTGGCAATACACTGGAAAGCCTCTTCAACATTTGTACCATCTTTAGCAGAAGTCTCAAAGTACGGAATATTCCCCTTGCTCATACACCAAGCTTTTGCCTTCTTCTCTGAAATCTGATTGCCAGTGAAAAGTAAATCAACATCATCAGTGGAAAACAATGTCGGACTACTTTAGCAGAAAGATGAGCCAAGTATACAAGCGACACTAAATTTTCTGCTAACCTAAGGAACTCAAAACTTAGCCACAGATTATCAATGAAATACATAGAACGTACTCTCCTTGACCAGTAGTTCTTTTCAATGTAACTTACAACATGATAAgttgaagagaaaaagaaaaagaaaacagaATCAAGGTGTTAGAAGCTTAATGTTGCAGAGGTGACATGTTCGAGATGAAGAAGTAATCCTCACCACTCTGCCGGTCCCACCATCAACGTCAATCTTGTTGCCCAGCAAAACAAAAGGGAAGTTGTCTGGATCCGAAGGGCTTGCCTATAATACAGAAGAGCATATTTTCCAGAATTAAAAATCCCCTTTGACAACAAATTAAATTCAAATGCCTATCACTTACCCTTTGCTTGGATACAAAAGGAGAAGGAGGGGGAAGGGACCAATGCCGTTTCCTTTCAAATCTTTCCTATTTTAGGAAGGATATTAGCGTGCCTTGTAGAAGGGAAAATGAAGTCCCTTCCCTCGACTTCTCTCTGACTCAATTCTGCTAAACCaaacaaaagaaattgttccctTCTCTTTGACCATTCCTTCCCCTTCTTTCTCCCAGTCCCTCAATCCAAACAAAGAGTTAATGACTTTATATTACCTGCAGTAAAAACTCGTCCCTCCAACGGTTCAAGTTCTCAAATGATTTCGCCACATTTACATCATAAGTGAGAACACAACAATCAGCACCACGGTAGAAAGCAACACCAAGGCTCTGAAACCTCTCCTGTCCAGCTGTATCCCAAATCTGTAATGCGGTCAAGAAAAACAAGCCTCTGTTTGAAAGGTTAAACTGATACCAGAACCTCAGTAAACTGCCAAAAAGATAGGTTAAATCAATAGTTCGTAATTGACAACCAAAGGCAAAACCTCAAGTCATGCATTCAAAACAATGCCCTGAAGGACCTCAACCCACAAATACTGACGTACGTACAAGAAAAGGAAACGCAGGGCGAGTGAGAGGGGAAAGGGGTATCTACTAAAAATGCTAATTGAAACCCAAAATAGATTCCAGTGCACTATTGGCCATGGATTCTGATATTTAATTAAAGATGTTAGCTTGTAAGTAAAACCCAGCATGGAGTCGTATATCCACTATGATATTAAATGAAACCAAATATGGATTCAGGTATCAATATTGACCATGGTGCAAATAATCCTAAAAATCGGATGATATCATATACATATCAGGTTCTTGAGCTCTTGAGCATGTGGCACGATAAGAGAGGTGAACGGAAGAGTCTGGTACAGTAGTTAATATAGACTTAAATACTGCCAGAatcaattttggcatctataCACTAACAGACTATCTGGCATATGTGTGAAAAACAGAGTCCCACCACCTTGGTTGCAAAACTGTATCTTGAATTTTTTATACACTCATCTACACACCATTTTTACCTGTCTTTTGACATTATCAAATTTCAACCTAAGGACGATTCTACGCTAGCCCTTGTAGAAGTTACTGTTCACATCCTCTAGCCCTTATAGAAGTTAGTTTTGTTCACCTCTATGGCTCTATCCCTTGTTTAATCATGGAGCTGGCACACAGTGGTGCAGCAAAAGACAGTGTGCCTCTATCATGCACATATTTAGGTTAACATCTAGAGCCATAGAAATGACCACAAGGGCCTACAGCATTTACCAAACGCTT from Silene latifolia isolate original U9 population chromosome 10, ASM4854445v1, whole genome shotgun sequence encodes:
- the LOC141605926 gene encoding subtilisin-like protease SBT6.1, whose product is MITPSQTTTSFSLLFSLLIIFSSFSNFPQILLDRHPQTQTQTQTLTLTPPRNYIVRFTDYKYADDHRSYLRRNINSGDWDWIDRSNPASRFPTDFGVVSIGENGVIEEIEKLSGVKDVVVDFRYTRSVLAKEEPDSEVCGVKKKPGKMFTKMSFEESEEIDSGNHWSSISNQTISWRRNLLGKRSQVTSLFAADVLWSKGYTGAKVKMAIFDTGIRANHPHFRNIKERTNWTNENTLNDNLGHGTFVAGVIAGQDSECLGFAPDTEIYAFRVFTDAQVSYTSWFLDAFNYAIATKMDVLNLSIGGPDHLDLPFVEKVWELTANNIIMVSAIGNDGPLYGTLNNPADQSDVIGVGGIDYSDHIASFSSRGMSTWEIPHGYGRVKPDVVAYGREIMGSKISTGCKTLSGTSVASPVVAGVVCLLVSVIPEKDRKHVLNPASMKQALVEGAAKLSGPSMYEQGAGRVDLLESYEILKNYRPRASIFPSVLDFTDCPYSWPFCRQPLYAGAMPVIFNATILNGMGVIGYIKEPPVWIPANEEGNLLSVHFTYSDVIWPWTGFLALHMQIKDEGAQFTGIIEGNVTVQVYSPPAQGEKLVRTSTCVLQLRLSIIPTPARSKRILWDQFHNIKYPPGYIPRDSLDVRNDILDWHGDHLHTNFHTTYNMLRDAGYYIETLGSPLTCFDARQYGTLLLVDLEDEYFEEEIYKLREDVLKTGLGLAVFAEWYNVETMVKMRFFDDNTRSWWTPVTGGANVPALNDLLAPFGIAFGDKILNGEFTIDGEQSRYASGTNILRFPAGGYIHSFPFLDNSDTGATQSAFSTSLMKGDSPILGFLEAGNGRISVYGDSNCLDSSHMVTNCFGLLKKILEFTGGNAKDSALFSDSVRQNVPVIDDKQLPSRRTDVNFSAYSAVMGKELICRTDSRFEVVGTKGYNIQVRGRNRILPGYHVTDMVRSSDSSFNVSSPKVQHTIANKKGDSLSNKYFGLFYTDELDMPVLVASHWLVPAIIAASGFLLFFSFWRIRQKRRRRRRVTVSGIYSNV
- the LOC141605927 gene encoding ras-related protein Rab7A-like; translated protein: MASRRRKLLKIIILGDSGVGKTSLMNQFVNKKFSNQYKATIGADFLTKELQYEDRQFTLQIWDTAGQERFQSLGVAFYRGADCCVLTYDVNVAKSFENLNRWRDEFLLQASPSDPDNFPFVLLGNKIDVDGGTGRVISEKKAKAWCMSKGNIPYFETSAKDGTNVEEAFQCIAKDAIKNEPEEELYVPDTVDMTGRAQPQSSSACEC